In a single window of the Blattabacterium cuenoti genome:
- a CDS encoding redox-regulated ATPase YchF has product MKCGIIGLPNTGKSTFFNLISNSKALSENFPFCTIEPNYGITKVPDERLHELKKIINPTKIIPSEIKIVDIAGLIKGSHKGEGLGNRFLSHIRETNVIIHMIRFFNDISVMHVEGSVNPIRDKEIIDMELQFKDLETIEKRLKKIHTKNKVNKSTHILKSIFSFLKKGKNIRMYPFQKDDKEHIKDLQLLTVKPIIYVCNIDDELNYTTNSYIENMKKMVKMENSTLVILSLKKNYIGIDKILKKTYKLLNLQSFFTVGKKEIRSWSVPNPCTVYEASSAIHTDFKKGFIRAKVIHYDDFIKYRSEENVKKAGKILLAGKNYLIQDGDIIHFRFNQ; this is encoded by the coding sequence ATGAAATGTGGAATTATAGGTCTTCCAAATACAGGAAAATCAACATTTTTTAATTTGATTTCTAATTCTAAAGCTTTATCAGAAAATTTTCCATTTTGTACCATAGAACCTAATTATGGAATTACAAAAGTTCCAGATGAAAGACTGCATGAACTCAAAAAAATCATTAATCCTACAAAAATAATTCCATCCGAAATAAAAATAGTAGATATAGCTGGATTAATTAAAGGATCGCATAAAGGAGAAGGTTTAGGAAATAGATTTTTATCTCATATTCGTGAAACCAATGTCATTATTCACATGATACGTTTTTTTAACGATATAAGTGTGATGCATGTAGAAGGATCCGTTAATCCTATTAGAGATAAAGAGATTATTGATATGGAATTGCAGTTTAAAGATCTGGAAACAATAGAAAAAAGATTAAAAAAAATTCATACAAAAAATAAAGTCAATAAATCTACACATATATTGAAAAGTATTTTTTCTTTTTTAAAAAAAGGAAAAAACATTAGAATGTATCCATTTCAAAAAGATGATAAAGAACATATCAAAGATTTACAGTTATTAACTGTTAAACCTATTATTTATGTATGTAATATAGATGATGAGTTAAATTATACAACCAATTCATATATAGAAAATATGAAAAAAATGGTAAAAATGGAAAATTCTACTTTGGTAATTCTATCGTTGAAAAAAAATTATATAGGAATTGATAAGATACTAAAAAAAACCTATAAGTTATTAAACTTACAAAGTTTTTTTACGGTAGGAAAAAAAGAAATTAGATCTTGGTCTGTTCCTAATCCATGCACAGTTTATGAAGCCTCTTCAGCTATTCATACAGATTTTAAAAAAGGATTTATTAGAGCAAAAGTTATTCATTATGATGATTTTATCAAATATAGATCTGAAGAAAATGTTAAAAAAGCAGGAAAAATATTATTAGCAGGAAAAAATTATCTCATTCAAGATGGAGATATCATTCATTTTCGATTCAATCAATAA
- a CDS encoding MazG nucleotide pyrophosphohydrolase domain-containing protein yields MEIKNLQKLVHDWIENHGIRYFDVLTNTILLSEEVGEVSSIIARNYGEQSKKKNCKKNEDLGEELSDVLFIIACLANQTGIDLEKSFYKKLKKKEIRDHARHHENKKLK; encoded by the coding sequence TTGGAAATCAAAAATTTACAAAAATTAGTTCATGATTGGATAGAAAATCATGGAATTCGTTATTTTGATGTGTTAACTAACACAATTCTTTTGTCTGAAGAAGTAGGTGAAGTTTCTAGTATAATTGCTAGAAATTATGGGGAACAATCTAAAAAAAAAAATTGTAAAAAAAATGAAGATCTTGGAGAAGAATTATCAGATGTCTTATTTATTATAGCTTGTTTAGCAAATCAGACTGGAATTGATTTAGAAAAATCCTTTTATAAAAAACTAAAAAAAAAGGAAATTAGAGATCATGCTAGACATCATGAAAATAAAAAATTAAAATAA
- a CDS encoding Do family serine endopeptidase, whose product MKKIVFYIVLSSIMSSIITIAAYKQYTKEEPILFPYTSSLSKTKFTSSDTSPLVSSAGFPDFTRVVSKTIHAVVNIKNYSKKYNNQFDPFDFFFGFPDDFGNNRGRKPQKNDIPGLHGSGVIISPDGYIVTNNHVIKDAEKIEISLNDQRTYKAKLIGTDPSTDIALLKINEKNLPFIYFSDSNKVQVGEWVLAIGNPFDLNSTVTAGIISAKNRSLGILRGETQSAIESFFQTDAAVNPGNSGGALINTNGELIGINTAISSASGSFIGYSFAAPSNLVAKVIQDIKKYGTVQRAYLGVKGMDLSKTEYLKAYNKETHQNIKSQPGFLIGEVFEKSGAADAGLKKGDIIKSIDGKPIQNVADLSFIVGTKHPGDKVKVNIIRNRQKKTFHVTLKDLQGRIKIRTKEEITPSELLGAIFEPLSKESKKEFGIGYGIRIIEIRTGRLSAIGLEEGDIILSINGEKMKKPNDVDRVLKKYSGDVTIKSIKQNGQVYIAGFEMN is encoded by the coding sequence ATGAAGAAAATAGTTTTTTATATTGTACTAAGCAGTATTATGAGTTCAATAATAACTATTGCTGCATATAAACAATACACTAAAGAAGAACCTATACTTTTTCCATACACATCATCTTTATCAAAAACAAAGTTCACCTCTTCAGATACTTCCCCATTGGTTAGTTCTGCAGGATTTCCTGACTTTACCAGAGTTGTATCTAAAACTATACATGCAGTAGTCAATATAAAAAATTATTCAAAAAAATATAATAATCAGTTTGATCCATTTGATTTCTTTTTTGGATTTCCTGATGATTTTGGAAATAATAGAGGAAGAAAACCTCAAAAAAATGATATTCCTGGACTTCATGGGTCTGGGGTCATCATATCCCCTGATGGATATATTGTAACTAATAATCATGTCATAAAAGATGCAGAAAAAATAGAAATTTCTCTTAACGATCAAAGAACTTATAAAGCTAAACTAATAGGAACAGATCCTAGTACGGATATTGCTTTATTAAAAATTAATGAAAAAAATTTACCTTTTATTTATTTTTCGGATTCCAATAAAGTACAAGTAGGAGAGTGGGTTTTAGCGATAGGAAATCCTTTTGATTTAAACTCTACAGTTACAGCAGGGATCATAAGCGCAAAAAATAGAAGTTTGGGGATATTAAGAGGAGAAACACAATCAGCTATTGAATCTTTTTTTCAAACAGATGCAGCTGTAAATCCTGGAAATAGTGGGGGGGCTTTAATCAATACTAATGGAGAGTTAATTGGAATTAATACTGCCATTTCTTCAGCATCAGGAAGTTTTATAGGATATAGTTTTGCAGCTCCTTCTAACTTGGTAGCAAAAGTGATACAGGATATAAAAAAATACGGAACCGTACAACGTGCATATTTAGGAGTGAAAGGAATGGATCTTTCTAAAACAGAATATCTAAAAGCTTATAATAAAGAAACACATCAAAATATAAAATCACAACCGGGTTTTTTAATAGGAGAAGTTTTTGAAAAAAGTGGAGCAGCAGATGCCGGACTTAAAAAAGGAGATATTATAAAAAGCATAGATGGAAAACCTATACAAAATGTTGCAGATTTATCATTTATTGTCGGAACAAAACATCCAGGGGATAAAGTAAAAGTGAATATTATACGCAATAGACAGAAAAAAACTTTTCACGTAACTTTGAAAGATTTGCAAGGAAGAATAAAAATAAGGACTAAAGAGGAAATTACTCCATCTGAATTATTAGGGGCTATATTTGAACCACTTAGTAAAGAGTCTAAAAAAGAGTTTGGTATTGGTTATGGGATTAGAATTATAGAGATAAGAACAGGTCGTTTAAGTGCTATAGGTTTGGAAGAAGGAGACATAATTTTATCTATTAATGGAGAAAAAATGAAAAAACCTAATGATGTTGATAGAGTTTTAAAAAAATATTCAGGAGATGTTACCATAAAATCTATTAAACAAAATGGACAAGTATATATAGCAGGATTTGAAATGAATTAA
- a CDS encoding zinc-binding metallopeptidase family protein encodes MSNYSINSDSIKFLEKYLNEYSPTGCENEGQKIWMNHISSYVEKVQTDLYGTAVGIINPNSPYKLIIEAHVDEISWYVNYITEEGIIYVSRNGGSDHQIAPSKRVIIHTEKGFVHGVFGWPAIHTRKPSKEKSPSVDNLFIDIGASCKTEVINMGVHVGCVITYPDKFFVMNNNYFVSRALDNKIGGFIIAEVAKMLIENDIDLKFGLYIVNSVQEEVGLKGAKMISQTIKPNVAIVTDVTHDTYSPMIEKKIQGDIKSGLGPVIVYAPSIHKNIRELIINTANSKKIHFQRLVSSRYTGTDTDAFAYSNKGVSSALISIPLKYMHTTVEMVHKNDVEQAVLLIFETLQAINNNNQFFID; translated from the coding sequence ATGAGTAATTATTCAATTAATAGTGATTCTATTAAATTCCTAGAGAAATATTTGAATGAATATTCTCCAACAGGATGTGAAAATGAAGGGCAAAAAATCTGGATGAATCATATTAGTTCTTATGTAGAAAAAGTACAAACCGATTTATATGGGACAGCAGTAGGGATTATTAACCCTAATTCTCCATATAAATTAATTATTGAAGCTCATGTTGATGAAATATCATGGTACGTTAATTATATCACAGAAGAAGGAATAATATATGTTTCTCGTAATGGAGGATCTGATCACCAAATTGCTCCATCTAAAAGAGTAATTATTCATACAGAAAAAGGATTCGTACATGGAGTATTTGGATGGCCTGCTATTCATACAAGAAAACCTTCAAAAGAAAAATCTCCTAGTGTAGATAATCTATTTATAGATATTGGTGCTTCCTGTAAGACGGAAGTAATTAATATGGGTGTTCATGTAGGTTGTGTGATTACTTATCCTGATAAATTTTTTGTTATGAATAACAATTATTTTGTATCTAGAGCATTAGATAATAAAATAGGAGGTTTTATTATAGCAGAAGTAGCAAAAATGCTAATAGAAAATGATATTGATTTAAAATTTGGATTATATATCGTGAATTCAGTTCAAGAAGAAGTAGGATTAAAAGGGGCTAAAATGATATCTCAAACTATAAAACCCAATGTGGCTATTGTTACAGATGTTACACACGATACTTATAGTCCTATGATTGAAAAAAAAATACAAGGTGATATTAAATCTGGATTAGGACCTGTAATTGTATATGCACCTTCAATACATAAAAATATTAGAGAATTAATTATTAACACAGCTAACAGTAAAAAAATACATTTTCAACGTTTAGTATCATCTAGATACACGGGAACAGATACAGATGCTTTTGCTTATTCCAATAAGGGGGTATCGTCCGCTTTAATTTCCATTCCTCTAAAATATATGCATACCACAGTAGAAATGGTTCATAAAAATGATGTAGAACAAGCTGTATTACTAATTTTTGAAACTTTGCAAGCAATTAATAATAATAATCAATTTTTTATTGATTGA
- the dapF gene encoding diaminopimelate epimerase, whose product MELDFYKYQGTGNDFILLDYRKKKEKIGNPFLFKKLCDRHFGIGADGIILVKNDDEDESDFYMKYYNSDGQESTMCGNGGRCAISFAYKLGIIKKNKIHFRAIDGYHDGFIIKTKDLVSIKLLDVDKNTIEIHKKYVFLNTGSPHHIQFVENIKEKNVSEEGKKIRFQSPYLKKGVNVNFVKVLENNTLQVRTYERGVENETLSCGTGVVASVIAAYKTDKIKNNLGEILVQTLGGKLWVSLTETKNEYKNVSLIGHVKFIFKGYIII is encoded by the coding sequence ATGGAATTAGATTTTTATAAATATCAAGGAACGGGAAATGATTTCATACTTCTAGATTATAGAAAAAAAAAAGAAAAAATAGGAAATCCTTTTTTGTTCAAAAAATTGTGTGATAGACATTTTGGTATTGGAGCCGATGGAATTATTTTAGTTAAAAATGATGATGAAGATGAAAGTGATTTTTATATGAAATATTATAATTCCGATGGACAAGAAAGTACAATGTGTGGAAATGGGGGAAGATGTGCTATTTCTTTTGCTTATAAATTAGGAATCATAAAAAAAAATAAAATTCATTTTCGAGCTATAGATGGATATCATGATGGATTTATAATAAAAACTAAGGATTTAGTTTCTATAAAACTACTTGATGTAGATAAAAATACAATAGAAATTCATAAAAAATACGTTTTTTTAAATACAGGATCTCCACATCATATTCAATTTGTAGAAAATATAAAAGAAAAAAATGTATCTGAAGAAGGTAAAAAAATTAGATTTCAAAGTCCTTACTTGAAAAAAGGAGTCAATGTTAATTTTGTAAAAGTACTTGAAAATAATACGTTACAAGTACGTACTTATGAAAGAGGTGTAGAGAATGAAACTTTATCCTGTGGAACAGGAGTTGTTGCTTCTGTAATTGCCGCATATAAAACGGATAAAATAAAAAATAATCTAGGAGAGATTTTAGTTCAAACTCTTGGAGGTAAATTATGGGTTTCACTAACGGAAACAAAAAATGAATATAAAAATGTTTCCTTAATTGGACATGTTAAATTTATATTTAAAGGATACATTATTATTTAA
- a CDS encoding 3-phosphoshikimate 1-carboxyvinyltransferase: MSSYIKIYKNRSSLYGSISITGSKSISNRLLILKAIYKNDIHIENISNCEDTEVLKKSLISTSNILDIHHAGTAMRFLTSYLSIQEGKKVILTGSDRMKERPIFILVEALRKLGSEIDYLEKEGFPPIKIFGKKILGGEIDMNAKISSQYISSLMLIASQFKMGLKIFLKGNITSIPYIKMTFDLLTLAGIKANWKERMIHIYPVKNKGEKYFYVESDWSSASYYYSMAAIVNKSNIVLRSYNNVSLQGDKEVSYIYDKYFGISTIFDKNVITLNKKLNFVLPKFIELNLNKTPDLAQTIVVTCAAIGIKCKLKGLETLKIKETDRLQALKEELLKFGVITKITDSCLEITGFYREKIDSFIRIKTYQDHRMGMSFSTFGLCSNFIEIENPNVVEKSYPNFWKDLESLGFLIDSYEE, translated from the coding sequence ATGTCTTCTTACATTAAAATTTACAAAAATAGAAGTTCTTTATATGGTTCTATATCTATAACGGGATCTAAAAGCATATCTAACCGTCTTTTAATTTTAAAAGCTATTTATAAAAATGATATTCATATTGAAAATATTTCTAACTGTGAAGATACAGAAGTATTAAAAAAAAGTTTAATTAGTACTTCTAATATATTGGATATTCATCATGCTGGAACTGCTATGCGTTTTTTAACTTCTTATTTATCTATACAAGAAGGAAAAAAAGTAATATTAACAGGATCAGATAGAATGAAAGAAAGACCTATTTTTATACTCGTAGAAGCTTTAAGAAAGCTAGGATCCGAAATTGATTATTTAGAAAAAGAAGGCTTTCCTCCGATAAAAATTTTTGGTAAAAAAATTTTAGGAGGAGAAATAGATATGAATGCAAAAATTAGTAGTCAGTATATCAGTTCTCTTATGTTAATAGCTAGTCAATTTAAAATGGGGTTAAAAATTTTTCTAAAAGGGAATATTACATCTATTCCCTATATAAAAATGACTTTTGATTTATTGACTTTAGCCGGAATAAAAGCAAATTGGAAAGAAAGAATGATCCATATTTATCCAGTAAAAAATAAGGGGGAAAAATATTTTTATGTAGAATCAGATTGGAGTTCTGCTTCTTACTATTATTCTATGGCTGCTATTGTAAATAAAAGTAATATTGTTTTACGATCATATAACAATGTTAGTTTGCAAGGAGATAAAGAAGTTTCTTATATATATGATAAATATTTTGGAATTTCTACTATTTTTGATAAAAATGTAATAACATTAAATAAAAAATTAAATTTCGTATTACCAAAATTTATTGAATTAAATTTAAATAAAACACCAGATCTTGCTCAGACTATTGTTGTTACTTGTGCTGCTATTGGTATAAAATGTAAATTAAAAGGATTAGAAACATTGAAGATTAAAGAAACTGATAGATTGCAAGCATTAAAAGAAGAGCTTTTAAAATTTGGAGTGATCACAAAAATTACAGATTCTTGTTTAGAAATAACAGGTTTTTATAGAGAAAAAATTGATTCTTTTATAAGAATTAAAACTTATCAAGATCATAGAATGGGAATGTCTTTTTCTACATTTGGATTATGCTCTAATTTTATAGAAATAGAAAATCCAAATGTTGTAGAAAAGTCATATCCTAATTTTTGGAAGGACTTAGAATCTTTAGGTTTTTTAATTGATTCTTATGAAGAATAA
- a CDS encoding OmpA family protein, translated as MKNVNFFIVVLFAFFSSVFSQDSKEKWFIRIGAHDINYHPITSPFKDFFLKKNNSFNPVISSIELEHNIKKHIGLYLDASLGMVDNMRWLVENSFFLKLSHGVNLYILPHYKFDPYLRLGGGYHKFNNYINRELRISETKYFRTNKKNFFLLDGGLGLNLWLVSNFGINLQSTYNHVFAKQSKDYLNFWKHNVGLIFRFGNLKINPDHKIVAETEKDTYYEEKEKKKNEEKHFVEEKEKKICCDNQEDSDNDGVLNKEDLCPNEFGLKKFKGCPDTDSDNIPDYEDKCPQKFGKKENKGCPDVVFNPILFDLGKFSLSSRSLKIINEIAEIMRNYLPNSKFYINGYTDANGKSYYNKILSVKRAHAVFEALVSKGVDSSRIEVRGLGVGKKKGRRVEITIRKS; from the coding sequence ATGAAAAACGTAAATTTTTTTATTGTTGTTTTATTTGCTTTTTTTTCGTCTGTCTTTTCCCAAGATTCGAAAGAAAAATGGTTTATTCGAATAGGAGCACATGACATCAATTATCATCCTATAACGTCTCCTTTTAAAGATTTTTTTCTTAAAAAAAATAATAGTTTTAATCCTGTTATTTCTAGTATAGAATTAGAACATAATATTAAGAAACATATAGGTTTGTATTTAGATGCTTCATTAGGTATGGTAGATAATATGAGATGGCTGGTAGAAAACAGTTTCTTTCTAAAGTTAAGTCATGGGGTTAATTTATATATTTTACCTCATTACAAGTTTGATCCTTATTTAAGATTAGGAGGAGGTTATCATAAGTTCAATAATTATATAAACAGAGAATTGAGAATTTCAGAAACAAAATATTTTAGAACGAATAAGAAAAACTTCTTTTTGTTAGATGGAGGATTAGGGTTAAATTTATGGTTGGTATCTAATTTTGGGATTAACTTACAAAGTACTTATAATCATGTATTTGCAAAACAATCGAAAGATTATTTGAATTTTTGGAAACATAATGTAGGATTGATTTTTCGTTTTGGAAATTTAAAAATTAATCCTGATCATAAAATCGTAGCAGAAACAGAAAAAGATACTTATTACGAGGAAAAGGAAAAGAAAAAAAATGAAGAAAAACATTTTGTAGAAGAAAAAGAAAAGAAAATTTGTTGTGATAATCAAGAAGATTCAGATAATGATGGAGTTTTGAATAAAGAAGATTTGTGTCCAAATGAATTTGGATTAAAAAAATTTAAAGGATGCCCTGATACAGATTCAGATAATATTCCGGATTATGAAGATAAATGTCCTCAAAAATTTGGAAAAAAAGAAAATAAAGGATGTCCTGATGTAGTTTTTAACCCCATTTTATTTGATTTGGGTAAATTTTCATTATCTTCTCGTTCCTTAAAAATTATTAATGAAATTGCTGAAATCATGAGAAACTATCTTCCTAATTCTAAATTTTACATAAATGGATATACAGATGCTAATGGAAAATCCTATTATAATAAAATTTTATCTGTGAAAAGAGCTCATGCCGTATTTGAAGCTTTAGTTTCTAAAGGAGTAGATTCTTCTAGAATAGAAGTTAGAGGATTAGGAGTAGGAAAGAAAAAAGGACGACGTGTTGAAATCACAATACGAAAATCATAA
- a CDS encoding transketolase: protein MNVRYLKDLCIQVRRDILRMVNDAKSGHPGGSLGCTEFFVALYQKIMHYNPSEFYMDGIGEDLFFLSNGHISPVYYSILARSGFFSIKELSTFRKLNSRLQGHPTVHGGLPGIRISSGSLGQGMSVSIGAALSKKLNKESHSIIYSLHGDGELNEGQIWEAVLYAGSRKIDNYIATVDYNGQQIDGTTDEVLPLGNLKKKFESFDWKVIEELEGNNVEKVINILNKAKNETGKGKPVLIILYTQMGYGVDFMMGNNAWHGKYPNKEELEKALSQLPETSLEDYPL, encoded by the coding sequence ATGAATGTACGTTATTTAAAAGATTTGTGTATTCAAGTGAGAAGAGATATTTTACGTATGGTAAATGATGCGAAATCTGGACATCCTGGCGGATCTTTAGGATGCACAGAGTTTTTTGTGGCTTTATATCAAAAAATTATGCATTATAATCCAAGTGAATTTTATATGGATGGAATAGGGGAAGATCTTTTCTTCTTATCTAATGGACATATATCTCCTGTTTATTATAGCATATTAGCTCGTTCTGGATTTTTTTCGATTAAAGAATTATCTACCTTCAGAAAATTAAATTCTCGTTTGCAAGGACATCCTACAGTACATGGAGGACTTCCTGGAATACGAATTTCTTCTGGCTCCTTAGGACAAGGAATGTCTGTATCCATTGGTGCTGCTTTATCAAAAAAACTTAACAAGGAATCTCATAGTATTATTTACAGTTTACATGGAGATGGAGAATTAAATGAAGGACAAATTTGGGAAGCTGTTTTGTATGCGGGGTCTAGAAAAATAGATAATTACATTGCTACTGTAGATTATAACGGTCAACAAATTGATGGAACAACAGATGAAGTATTACCTCTAGGTAATTTGAAAAAAAAATTTGAATCTTTTGATTGGAAAGTTATAGAAGAATTAGAAGGAAATAATGTTGAAAAAGTGATTAATATTTTAAATAAAGCCAAAAATGAAACTGGAAAAGGTAAACCTGTTTTAATCATATTATATACTCAAATGGGGTACGGTGTAGATTTTATGATGGGAAATAATGCATGGCATGGAAAGTATCCTAATAAAGAAGAATTAGAAAAAGCTTTATCTCAACTTCCTGAAACTTCTTTAGAAGATTATCCATTATAA
- a CDS encoding transketolase family protein, giving the protein MKQYKNQGLKETRAGFGKALTFLGRKNNKVVALCADLTTSLFMDQFSKEFPERFFQIGIAEANMIGIAAGLSIGQYIPFAGTFANFATSRVYDQIRQSIAYSYKNVKICASHSGLTLGEDGATHQSLEDIGMMKMLPGMTVINTCDYNQTYAATLAISNYLGPVYLRFGRPAVANFTDENQIFEIGKAVVLTEGKDVTIVSTGHLVWESLEASKILYKKKGIECEVINIHTIKPLDENTILKSINKTKCIVTAEEHNYWGGLGESIARVLTTHNKKWSVIQSIVAVNDTFGESGKPMELLKKYNIDRDSIINHVQFVLKNKQKKI; this is encoded by the coding sequence ATGAAACAATATAAAAATCAAGGGCTGAAAGAAACTAGAGCAGGCTTTGGTAAAGCTTTAACTTTTTTGGGAAGAAAAAATAATAAAGTGGTCGCATTATGTGCGGATTTAACTACCTCTCTATTTATGGATCAGTTTTCTAAAGAATTTCCTGAAAGATTTTTTCAAATAGGAATAGCAGAAGCTAATATGATAGGAATAGCAGCTGGACTTAGCATAGGTCAATATATTCCATTTGCTGGAACATTTGCAAATTTTGCGACATCTCGTGTTTACGATCAAATACGTCAATCTATTGCTTATTCTTACAAAAATGTAAAAATATGTGCTTCTCATTCTGGGTTGACCCTAGGAGAAGATGGAGCTACACATCAAAGTTTAGAAGATATAGGAATGATGAAAATGTTACCTGGGATGACTGTTATTAATACTTGTGATTATAATCAAACTTATGCAGCTACTTTAGCTATATCGAATTACTTAGGACCAGTGTATTTACGTTTTGGTCGTCCTGCTGTAGCTAATTTTACAGATGAAAATCAGATATTCGAAATAGGAAAAGCCGTAGTCTTAACAGAAGGAAAAGATGTGACTATTGTTAGCACAGGACATTTGGTATGGGAATCTTTAGAAGCATCTAAAATTTTATACAAAAAAAAGGGAATAGAATGTGAAGTAATTAATATTCACACAATAAAACCATTAGATGAAAATACGATTTTGAAATCTATTAATAAAACAAAATGTATTGTAACTGCAGAAGAACACAATTATTGGGGGGGATTAGGAGAAAGTATTGCAAGAGTATTGACCACACACAATAAAAAATGGTCAGTTATTCAAAGTATAGTAGCTGTTAATGATACTTTTGGAGAAAGTGGAAAACCTATGGAACTTTTAAAAAAATATAATATTGATCGTGATTCCATTATAAATCATGTACAATTTGTTTTGAAAAATAAACAAAAAAAAATATAA
- the tatC gene encoding twin-arginine translocase subunit TatC: MNENKMPFWKHIDELRKHIIHCFCAIVIAMIILMNNRKIIFDCIIFGPAKTDFITYRIFYKLTNSFLGIHFSSVSSSFLYKNLEIQNRQIFGQFNIYVWTCFIGGVILSFPYVFYEFWKFIEPALSEKEKKYSIWILMLVSFLFLLGIFFGYFILCPFLIHFGYSFRISHVPKNIFDLSDYISLIVHSVLSMGIIFLFPFFIFFLTKMELISYTFLKKYRKHAFMIMLVIASAITPGDILSTIIVLIPLLILYQVSVYISFHTNNK, encoded by the coding sequence ATGAACGAAAATAAAATGCCGTTCTGGAAACATATTGATGAATTAAGAAAACATATAATCCATTGTTTTTGTGCAATAGTCATTGCTATGATTATTTTAATGAACAATAGAAAAATTATATTTGATTGCATTATTTTTGGTCCAGCAAAAACAGATTTTATTACTTACCGTATATTTTACAAATTGACAAATTCTTTTTTAGGTATCCATTTTAGTTCCGTTTCTTCTTCTTTTCTGTATAAAAATTTAGAGATACAAAATAGACAAATATTCGGACAATTCAATATTTATGTATGGACTTGTTTTATAGGAGGTGTAATTTTATCTTTTCCTTATGTTTTTTATGAATTTTGGAAATTTATAGAACCGGCTCTTTCGGAAAAAGAGAAAAAATATTCTATATGGATACTGATGTTAGTATCTTTTCTATTTTTATTAGGAATTTTTTTCGGTTATTTTATATTATGTCCATTTTTAATTCATTTTGGATATTCTTTTAGAATAAGTCATGTTCCAAAAAACATATTCGATTTATCAGATTACATATCTTTAATCGTTCATTCAGTGCTTTCTATGGGAATTATTTTTTTATTTCCATTTTTTATATTCTTTCTTACTAAAATGGAATTAATATCCTATACATTTTTAAAAAAATACAGAAAACATGCTTTTATGATTATGTTAGTTATAGCTTCTGCTATAACACCTGGAGATATTTTAAGTACAATTATCGTATTAATTCCTCTTCTAATACTTTATCAAGTAAGTGTATACATATCTTTTCACACAAACAACAAATAA
- the smpB gene encoding SsrA-binding protein SmpB gives MSILNRKARFRYHFLEHYIAGIQLFGTEVKSIRQNKVNIMESFCQMKHGELYSINMYIAEYKFGTNWNHSSVRERKLLLKKQELIRINKKLKNPGLTLIPIELFFNDKGYIKIKIVLAKGKKTYDKRESLRKKDLIREIKQSFKLKNRI, from the coding sequence ATGAGTATTCTAAATAGAAAAGCAAGATTTAGGTATCATTTCTTGGAACATTATATAGCTGGAATACAACTGTTTGGAACAGAAGTTAAATCAATAAGACAAAATAAGGTCAATATAATGGAAAGTTTTTGTCAAATGAAACATGGAGAGTTATATTCTATTAATATGTATATAGCTGAATATAAATTTGGAACCAATTGGAATCACTCAAGTGTAAGAGAAAGAAAATTATTATTAAAAAAACAAGAATTAATAAGAATAAATAAGAAATTGAAGAATCCAGGTTTAACTTTAATTCCCATAGAATTATTTTTTAATGATAAAGGATATATAAAAATCAAAATAGTTTTAGCTAAAGGAAAAAAAACATATGACAAACGTGAATCTTTGCGAAAAAAAGATTTGATTAGAGAAATCAAGCAATCTTTTAAATTAAAAAATCGTATTTAA